The Aminithiophilus ramosus genome contains a region encoding:
- a CDS encoding 2Fe-2S iron-sulfur cluster-binding protein, which produces MVTITINGKELTVAPGTTVLEAARSLGVEIPTLCHHAGLSPEGSCRLCMVEVEQRGRRRLVASCMFPVAEGLIVETETEPVARARRFVLGLLLDRSPHAEEIVDVARRYGAVGFGRLPEGERDSCIYCGRCVRACEEEATGCLSFGFRGWERKVGGPYEEPPSACIGCGACAKVCPTGHIVMEESEDRRLIWGRTFELLRCSLCGEPFATEEQLEFLGEEDEKERICERCRKRVFAASFTGGLR; this is translated from the coding sequence ATGGTCACCATCACGATCAACGGAAAGGAGTTAACCGTCGCCCCGGGGACGACGGTCCTCGAGGCGGCCCGAAGCCTCGGCGTCGAAATCCCCACTCTTTGTCACCACGCGGGCCTGTCTCCCGAGGGGAGCTGCCGCCTCTGCATGGTCGAAGTGGAACAGAGGGGGAGACGGCGCCTCGTCGCCTCCTGCATGTTCCCCGTCGCCGAGGGCCTCATCGTCGAGACGGAGACGGAGCCGGTGGCCCGGGCCCGCCGTTTCGTCCTGGGCCTTCTCCTGGACCGATCTCCTCACGCGGAGGAGATCGTCGACGTGGCCCGCCGTTACGGTGCCGTCGGCTTCGGCCGTCTGCCCGAGGGCGAGCGCGATAGCTGCATCTACTGTGGACGCTGCGTTCGGGCCTGCGAGGAGGAGGCCACGGGCTGTCTGTCCTTCGGCTTCCGCGGCTGGGAGCGCAAGGTGGGCGGTCCCTACGAGGAGCCTCCCTCGGCCTGCATCGGCTGCGGCGCCTGCGCCAAGGTCTGTCCGACGGGACATATCGTCATGGAGGAATCGGAGGATCGGCGCCTCATCTGGGGGCGGACCTTCGAGCTGCTGCGCTGTTCCCTCTGCGGCGAGCCCTTCGCCACGGAAGAACAGCTCGAGTTTCTGGGAGAGGAGGACGAGAAGGAGAGAATCTGCGAGCGCTGCCGGAAGCGGGTTTTCGCGGCTTCTTTCACGGGAGGCCTTCGCTGA
- a CDS encoding NADH-ubiquinone oxidoreductase-F iron-sulfur binding region domain-containing protein, whose amino-acid sequence MTALADFVSLEALRRSLRERRKAPHRLCVCGGPGCLASGSADVHRALQEAADRMGLDLEVSLDLVRTGCQGFCERGPLVTVHPSGLLYGHVQPQDAEEILRVTVLEGGVVERLLYREGKELFPHVETLPFYRRQRKKVLANCGFVDPDSIEDYIVQGGYGGLARALTMEPQAVVDAVVRSGLRGRGGGGFPAGRKWEACRKAQGSPKYILANGDEGDPGAFMDRSLMEGDPHSLVEGMIIGAYAIGSEQGFIYVRNEYPLAVKALRRAIGEARRLGLLGPDILGSGFSFDLEICRGGGAFVCGESTALMASIEGRPGTPRVKYIRSTDRGIWDCPTVLNNVETWANVPLLLSDGVEAFLSLGTEGSPGTKVFSLVGKVRNTGLVEVPMGMTLREIIFDIGGGMDRGRHFKAVQTGGPSGGCLPEASLDLPVDFDSLDDAGSIMGSGGMIVMDDRTCMVDVARYFVSFLVEESCGKCTPCREGLKQMEAILKDLTSGKGRPGDVDLLRFLAENLRDTALCGLGQSAANPVLSTLRYFPEEYDEHEREGFCRSGVCRGLFHFVVDETSCRSCGLCASVCPAGAVAGRKGEPYVIDATACILCGKCHEACPFQAIRVGR is encoded by the coding sequence ATGACGGCCCTTGCCGACTTTGTCTCTCTTGAGGCGTTGCGCCGTTCTCTGCGCGAGAGGAGAAAGGCGCCTCATCGCCTCTGTGTCTGCGGGGGGCCGGGCTGTCTCGCCTCGGGCAGCGCCGATGTCCACAGGGCGCTGCAGGAGGCGGCCGACCGGATGGGGCTGGACCTGGAGGTCTCTCTTGATCTGGTCCGCACCGGCTGTCAGGGCTTCTGCGAGAGGGGGCCTCTCGTCACCGTTCATCCTTCGGGCCTTCTCTACGGCCACGTCCAGCCGCAGGATGCCGAGGAGATTCTTCGCGTCACCGTCCTTGAGGGGGGTGTCGTCGAGAGGCTTCTCTACCGCGAGGGAAAAGAACTCTTTCCCCATGTCGAGACCCTTCCCTTCTATCGGAGGCAGAGGAAGAAGGTCCTGGCCAACTGCGGTTTCGTCGATCCCGACAGCATCGAGGATTACATCGTCCAGGGCGGCTACGGGGGATTGGCCCGTGCTCTGACGATGGAGCCTCAGGCCGTCGTCGACGCCGTCGTCCGATCGGGCCTGAGAGGACGAGGTGGCGGCGGTTTTCCGGCGGGACGGAAATGGGAGGCCTGCCGCAAGGCTCAGGGAAGCCCCAAGTATATCCTCGCCAACGGCGACGAGGGAGATCCCGGAGCCTTCATGGACAGGAGTCTCATGGAGGGAGACCCTCACAGCCTCGTCGAAGGAATGATCATCGGAGCCTACGCCATCGGATCGGAACAGGGCTTCATTTACGTCCGCAACGAATATCCTCTGGCCGTGAAGGCCCTCCGTCGGGCTATCGGCGAGGCCCGTCGCCTGGGGCTTCTGGGGCCCGACATCCTCGGGTCGGGTTTCTCCTTCGATCTCGAGATCTGTCGCGGAGGGGGCGCTTTCGTCTGCGGCGAGTCGACGGCTCTCATGGCCTCCATCGAGGGGCGGCCCGGAACGCCTCGCGTCAAATACATCCGTTCCACCGACAGGGGCATCTGGGACTGTCCGACGGTGCTCAACAATGTCGAGACCTGGGCCAACGTCCCTCTCCTTCTCTCCGACGGCGTCGAGGCCTTCCTCTCGCTGGGGACGGAGGGAAGTCCGGGGACGAAGGTCTTCTCCCTCGTCGGCAAGGTCCGGAACACGGGGCTGGTCGAAGTCCCCATGGGGATGACCCTGAGGGAGATCATCTTCGACATCGGCGGAGGCATGGACAGGGGGCGGCATTTCAAGGCCGTCCAGACGGGAGGCCCTTCCGGAGGCTGTCTCCCCGAGGCGAGCCTCGATCTTCCCGTCGATTTCGACAGCCTCGACGACGCCGGTTCCATCATGGGGTCAGGCGGCATGATCGTCATGGACGACAGGACCTGCATGGTCGACGTGGCCCGCTACTTCGTCTCCTTTCTCGTCGAGGAGTCCTGCGGCAAGTGCACGCCTTGCCGCGAGGGGCTCAAGCAGATGGAGGCGATTCTGAAAGACCTCACGTCGGGCAAGGGCCGCCCCGGAGACGTCGATCTTCTCCGCTTCCTGGCCGAAAACCTGCGCGACACGGCTCTCTGCGGCCTGGGCCAGTCGGCGGCTAACCCCGTCCTCTCGACGTTGCGCTACTTCCCCGAGGAGTACGACGAGCACGAGAGGGAGGGTTTCTGCCGGTCCGGTGTCTGCCGGGGGCTTTTCCACTTCGTCGTCGACGAGACGTCCTGCAGAAGCTGCGGTCTCTGTGCCTCCGTCTGCCCCGCCGGGGCCGTGGCGGGTCGAAAGGGAGAGCCCTACGTCATCGACGCGACGGCGTGCATCCTCTGCGGCAAGTGTCACGAGGCCTGTCCCTTCCAGGCCATTCGCGTCGGGAGGTGA
- a CDS encoding NADH-quinone oxidoreductase subunit NuoE family protein, producing MDTDAVKGILEAYGREERFLLPILQDLQERFRYLPRPALAEVARYLSVSESRVYAVATFYKAFSLTPKGRKSIKVCTGTACHLRGAGALLDALEKELGVAVGGTTADGQFTLETVNCLGACALAPVFTVEDQVYGKSAGRLGEILERERRS from the coding sequence ATGGATACCGATGCCGTCAAAGGGATTCTCGAGGCCTATGGCCGCGAGGAACGGTTTCTCCTACCCATTCTGCAGGATCTCCAGGAACGTTTCCGTTACCTTCCCCGTCCCGCGCTGGCCGAGGTGGCGCGCTATCTGTCCGTCTCCGAGAGCCGCGTCTACGCCGTCGCCACCTTCTACAAGGCCTTCAGTCTCACCCCAAAAGGAAGAAAATCGATCAAAGTCTGTACCGGCACGGCCTGCCATCTCCGCGGGGCCGGAGCTCTGCTGGACGCGCTCGAAAAGGAGCTGGGGGTGGCCGTGGGCGGAACGACGGCCGACGGCCAGTTCACGCTGGAGACGGTCAACTGTCTCGGGGCCTGTGCCCTGGCCCCCGTTTTCACCGTCGAGGATCAGGTCTACGGCAAGTCGGCCGGTCGCCTCGGCGAGATCCTCGAAAGGGAGCGACGGTCATGA
- a CDS encoding 4Fe-4S dicluster domain-containing protein yields the protein MEKVLLLSPEKCIGCGSCELACSMAKEGEFRPALARMSVYRFEGGVNVPMACQQCDDAPCVAVCKVGALSRDEDNVVVVDGEKCIGCRMCVHACPFGNMAYHREKKMAIKCDQCGGDPQCVAFCPTKALEFLPADTVALERKKMFSRKFAQIAQEVTD from the coding sequence ATGGAAAAGGTGCTGCTTCTTTCACCCGAGAAGTGTATCGGATGCGGCAGCTGCGAGCTGGCCTGTTCCATGGCCAAAGAGGGCGAGTTCCGTCCCGCCCTGGCTCGGATGTCGGTCTATCGCTTCGAGGGAGGCGTCAACGTTCCCATGGCCTGTCAGCAGTGTGACGACGCGCCCTGCGTCGCCGTCTGCAAGGTGGGTGCCCTTTCGCGAGACGAGGACAACGTCGTCGTCGTCGACGGGGAAAAGTGCATCGGCTGCCGGATGTGCGTCCACGCCTGCCCCTTCGGCAACATGGCCTACCACCGCGAGAAGAAAATGGCCATCAAGTGCGATCAGTGCGGTGGCGATCCTCAGTGTGTGGCCTTCTGCCCCACCAAGGCCCTGGAATTCCTTCCCGCCGACACGGTGGCCCTCGAGAGGAAGAAGATGTTCTCACGCAAGTTCGCCCAGATCGCCCAGGAGGTGACGGACTGA
- a CDS encoding GGDEF domain-containing protein: MAERRKRRNGKNPGRSSYGSSRKDTDSLSFIGRRLSSPSGSKGALCLAFLLSLLSLLVLNASPLSALERLIRYGMMELPPLFFKGEGGRYEGYFPDLLELLAEGEPWRISLVEGHGDELLSMLERGELDLLSMASTLALERRVDFADVHHYATWYTFFTRDDREILAFQDLDGKRLSIQGGFYALYELRRILDRLAVACEIVETRTMHEALGLLRRGDVDVCAAEQMTTANLVRRYGLRRSPVIFAPSRIVFATTKGKNGDLLARLDEKLALLQSHPLSPLKNLQRRWFYDEEFAFFPSWALSAFVIGFLLLGLALLCLIAVYRKDRVIGQRNEELEEHLALERFLAEAAQLLLSSGVGEEELREAFARVGEMTRARRLLLLRSSLSTERRRFLEIRYAYGSPEPPLPSEGLEEGKVFVDDVPVEWLTELNRKKIVEDGLPEPSSGETSFPRADEGRFSFCALCAGNHLWGALAFQPLSGRGRERTEALLRTLSEMISAHLLRRKEARRLLRRATTDDLTGLPNRKVFFESLERETARALRHGRPLSVILCDIDFFKSVNDTYGHDSGDKVLRQLARRLRKSLRAEDLPARLGGEEFGILLPETDLVQACRAAERLRQEVEGTDFVLPRLREGLFLRITASFGTASFHGPSDKASALFIRADRAMYRAKEEGRNRVESEEGLPSLPRR, from the coding sequence GTGGCCGAACGGAGAAAAAGGCGCAACGGGAAAAACCCGGGACGCTCCTCTTACGGCTCTTCCCGAAAGGACACGGACAGTCTCTCCTTCATCGGAAGAAGGCTCTCCTCTCCGAGCGGTTCCAAAGGAGCTCTCTGCCTCGCCTTCCTTCTCTCCCTTCTCTCCCTTCTCGTCCTCAACGCCTCGCCTCTTTCGGCCTTGGAAAGGCTCATCCGCTACGGAATGATGGAGCTCCCACCCCTTTTTTTCAAAGGTGAGGGGGGACGTTACGAAGGGTATTTCCCCGATCTCCTCGAGCTCCTCGCCGAGGGCGAGCCCTGGCGTATCTCCCTCGTCGAGGGACACGGCGATGAACTGCTGTCCATGCTCGAAAGGGGAGAACTCGATCTGTTGAGCATGGCCTCCACTCTGGCCCTGGAGAGGCGCGTCGATTTCGCCGACGTCCATCACTATGCCACCTGGTACACTTTCTTCACCCGTGACGACAGAGAGATCCTGGCCTTTCAGGACCTCGACGGGAAAAGGCTTTCCATCCAGGGCGGCTTCTATGCCCTCTACGAGCTGCGACGCATCCTCGACAGGCTCGCCGTCGCCTGCGAAATCGTCGAGACGAGGACGATGCACGAGGCCCTCGGCCTGCTTCGCCGCGGCGACGTCGACGTCTGCGCCGCCGAACAGATGACGACGGCCAACCTCGTCCGCCGTTACGGCCTAAGGAGAAGCCCCGTCATCTTCGCGCCGTCGCGCATCGTCTTCGCCACGACAAAGGGGAAAAACGGCGATCTTCTGGCAAGGCTCGACGAGAAGCTGGCCCTTCTCCAGTCCCATCCTCTCTCTCCTCTCAAAAACCTTCAGCGCCGCTGGTTCTACGACGAGGAGTTCGCCTTTTTCCCCTCCTGGGCCCTTTCGGCCTTCGTCATCGGTTTTCTGCTCCTCGGCCTCGCCCTCCTGTGCCTCATCGCCGTCTACAGGAAGGACAGGGTCATCGGCCAAAGGAACGAAGAGCTGGAAGAACACCTCGCCCTGGAGCGATTCCTCGCCGAGGCGGCGCAGCTCCTCCTCTCCAGCGGCGTCGGGGAGGAGGAGCTGCGCGAGGCCTTCGCCCGCGTCGGAGAGATGACACGAGCCCGCAGGCTTCTCCTCCTGCGAAGCTCCCTCTCGACAGAGCGTCGCCGCTTTCTGGAGATCCGCTACGCCTACGGCTCTCCCGAGCCCCCGCTCCCTTCGGAGGGCCTCGAAGAGGGAAAGGTCTTCGTCGACGACGTTCCGGTAGAATGGCTCACGGAACTGAACCGCAAAAAGATCGTCGAGGACGGCCTTCCGGAGCCCTCGTCGGGTGAGACCTCGTTCCCCCGCGCCGACGAGGGACGATTCTCCTTCTGCGCCCTCTGCGCGGGGAACCACCTCTGGGGAGCCTTGGCCTTTCAGCCTCTATCGGGACGAGGCCGGGAGAGGACGGAGGCCCTGCTCAGGACCCTTTCGGAGATGATCTCGGCCCATCTTCTCCGCCGCAAGGAGGCACGACGCCTTCTGCGGCGGGCGACGACGGACGATCTGACGGGATTGCCCAACAGGAAGGTCTTCTTCGAGTCCCTCGAACGAGAGACGGCCCGGGCCCTCCGTCACGGGCGCCCTCTTTCCGTCATCCTCTGCGACATCGACTTCTTCAAATCCGTCAACGACACCTACGGCCACGACAGCGGCGACAAGGTCCTGCGCCAACTGGCCCGACGGCTGCGGAAATCCCTGCGGGCCGAAGATCTACCGGCCCGTCTTGGAGGCGAGGAGTTCGGCATCCTTCTTCCCGAGACCGATCTCGTCCAGGCCTGCCGCGCCGCGGAGCGGCTGAGACAAGAGGTGGAGGGGACCGACTTCGTCCTTCCCCGGCTCCGGGAGGGTCTTTTTCTCCGCATCACGGCCAGTTTCGGCACCGCCTCTTTCCACGGCCCCTCCGACAAGGCGTCGGCCCTCTTCATTCGCGCCGACCGAGCCATGTACCGGGCCAAAGAGGAGGGGCGAAACCGCGTCGAATCCGAGGAGGGACTGCCCTCTCTTCCCCGGCGATGA
- a CDS encoding aldehyde ferredoxin oxidoreductase family protein, with product MYGWMNKVLRVNLSLGTFSVEALRKDDARDFIGARGLGTKYFVDEVDPTVDALSPENKLFFVTGPLTGTLATSGGRYEVVTKGPLTGTIAASNSGGYWGGELKYAGYDMIIFEGKAPKPVYLYIYNDKVELRDAGSLWGRNVDETTDFLVEATDPEAKVACIGPAGENLVKFACIMNDKHRAAGRTGVGAVMGSKNLKAVVVRGTKGVKVADGKAFMDAVRQCRDKLAANPVTSGGLPAYGTNVLVNILNSVGGLPTRNFQESWFEGAEGISGETLSADYLIRAKGCMSCTARCGRVTHVDGKKGEGPEYETAWSFGAHCGVSDMKVVLRANFLCNDLGLDTITMGSTIGCAMELFEKGYVTKDETAMDLSFGNGEAIVALTEATAYRKGFGDVLAEGSYRMAQRYGHPELSMSVKKQEMPAYDPRTLQGMGLEYATSNRGGCHVRGYLTSPEILGLPQKLDPASVEEKPFWAKAFQDLTAAVDSAGLCLFVTFALGADDVAAQLETATAAGYTAEEVVRCGERIWNLERLFNLKAGVGPEEDRLPPRLLNDPVPAGPAKGQVCRLGEMLPAYYEIRGWDEEGVPGKAKLADLGLSAYGLQPEA from the coding sequence ATGTACGGATGGATGAATAAGGTCCTCCGCGTGAACCTCTCTCTGGGGACTTTCTCCGTCGAGGCGTTGCGCAAGGACGACGCCCGGGACTTCATCGGGGCCCGCGGCCTGGGGACGAAATACTTCGTCGACGAAGTCGATCCCACCGTCGATGCCCTTTCGCCGGAGAACAAGCTTTTCTTCGTGACGGGGCCTCTTACGGGGACTTTGGCCACGTCGGGCGGACGCTACGAGGTGGTCACCAAGGGGCCCCTCACGGGGACCATCGCCGCCTCCAATTCGGGAGGCTACTGGGGCGGCGAGCTCAAATACGCCGGCTACGACATGATCATCTTCGAGGGCAAGGCTCCGAAGCCCGTCTATCTCTACATCTACAACGATAAGGTCGAGTTGCGCGACGCCGGGTCCCTCTGGGGCCGGAACGTCGACGAGACGACGGATTTCCTCGTCGAGGCCACCGATCCCGAGGCCAAGGTGGCCTGCATCGGGCCTGCCGGAGAAAATCTCGTCAAGTTCGCCTGCATCATGAACGACAAGCATCGGGCTGCGGGACGGACCGGCGTCGGCGCCGTCATGGGAAGCAAAAACCTCAAGGCCGTCGTCGTCAGAGGGACGAAGGGCGTCAAGGTGGCCGACGGGAAGGCCTTCATGGACGCCGTCAGGCAGTGCCGTGACAAGCTGGCCGCCAATCCCGTCACCTCCGGCGGCCTGCCCGCCTACGGGACGAATGTCCTCGTCAACATCCTCAACTCCGTCGGCGGTCTGCCGACGCGCAACTTCCAGGAATCCTGGTTCGAGGGGGCCGAGGGAATCAGCGGCGAGACTCTTTCGGCCGACTACCTCATCCGCGCCAAGGGTTGCATGAGCTGCACGGCCCGCTGCGGCCGCGTCACCCACGTCGACGGCAAAAAGGGAGAGGGCCCCGAATACGAGACGGCCTGGTCTTTTGGCGCCCACTGCGGCGTCTCGGACATGAAGGTCGTCTTGAGGGCCAATTTCCTCTGCAACGACCTGGGCCTGGACACGATCACCATGGGGAGCACCATCGGCTGCGCCATGGAGCTCTTCGAGAAGGGCTACGTCACGAAAGACGAGACGGCCATGGATCTGAGCTTCGGCAACGGCGAGGCCATCGTGGCTCTCACGGAGGCCACGGCCTACCGGAAAGGCTTCGGCGACGTCCTCGCCGAGGGGTCTTACCGCATGGCCCAGCGCTACGGACATCCCGAACTCTCCATGTCGGTCAAGAAACAGGAGATGCCCGCCTATGATCCCCGGACTCTCCAGGGGATGGGGCTCGAATATGCCACGTCCAACAGGGGCGGCTGTCACGTCCGGGGCTACCTGACGTCGCCGGAGATTCTGGGCCTGCCGCAGAAGCTCGACCCGGCCAGCGTCGAGGAGAAGCCCTTCTGGGCCAAGGCCTTCCAGGACCTGACGGCCGCCGTCGATTCGGCGGGGCTCTGCCTTTTCGTCACCTTCGCTCTGGGAGCCGACGACGTGGCGGCCCAGCTCGAGACGGCCACGGCGGCGGGCTATACGGCCGAAGAAGTCGTCCGCTGCGGCGAGCGGATCTGGAACCTGGAGCGTCTCTTCAACCTCAAGGCCGGCGTTGGTCCCGAAGAGGATCGGTTGCCGCCGCGCCTTCTCAACGATCCCGTCCCTGCCGGTCCTGCCAAGGGGCAGGTCTGCCGTCTGGGCGAGATGCTCCCGGCCTACTACGAGATCCGGGGGTGGGACGAAGAGGGCGTTCCCGGAAAGGCCAAGCTGGCCGATCTGGGCCTTTCCGCCTACGGCCTCCAGCCGGAGGCGTAA